Part of the Zingiber officinale cultivar Zhangliang chromosome 8A, Zo_v1.1, whole genome shotgun sequence genome, CAAAGATGAGATCTTAAAATTATTCCTTAGGGAAGAACAAGTTCTTTAGCTGTCCAACACTTACTAATAACTAATTGGTTTCGATGATAGAGCCCATCAACATAGCCTTCATAATGAAGTCACATGAAAGAAAAAGGCTTCTCGGTGAGTTTCTACTTTATTGCCTTTGTTAAAGCAAACTGGCTGGCCAAGTGAGCCCCTACAAATGATTTCATCAAAGAAATTCATCATCCACAATATTACCAAACCTAAATAAAATTCACTGCTTGCGTGTAAGTGCACAAGAATGGAGGCTAGCTAGTATATCTACTATTTAGTACCTACAATGGTAAGACTAATACCAAACAAATGAATAGAAAGCTTATTAACATGTGTTAACTGTCACAACCATCCACCATGTATCAATTGGACCTTTCCATCCTTCTTTTCACTTAGGATAGTTCTCATCTAATCATCTTAAACAATATAACTCAGTCTGTGATAGACCAAAAGAAGTCAAGAAAGATGAATGGAACTGAAAGATTGATGATGTGAAACTAGTAAATTTTACAATTTGGACATATAACTGCAATTATAACGAGTCTAGAGCACTGAAATAgattaattttcaattttaccGCAGAGATAAAAGAGGGAATCCGTGAGGCAAATCCACAAGTGAACAATGAGTACAAAaatccaagttttgatgaatacaCTTGGAACACAGAaccaacaaaaataaaccaacacTTGAAATTCAGCCACCATCACATAAGTGACAATTTAAGAAGACCATAAATATCAATCCAATCACGCAATTTCAAAGCACGAATTTTTGGtaaacagtaagaaaagcaaacGAACCAAGGGAAACATAAGAATCGACAAGCAGGTACAGAGGACTAAGGTTTCCTCACAGGCATGCCTAGCTTTGAGGGTTGACGGAAGAGGCAGCGGCCCTTGCCTTCGCAGACTCTATCACCCTTCGGCTGATCTCCCGGGAGTATACGTGGAGGACGTCGATTCCGTCGTCATCGGCGCCGCTGCTGGCAGCGGCGGCAGAGCTGGCGGTGGAGAAGGCCTCCTCCTCGATGGCGAGGGCCGAAGAAGTGCCCTCTTCCTCTGAGAGGAGGCCGTAGCGCTTGGAAAGGACGGATTGGGTGGTCAGCGTCTCCACCAGACGATGGATCACCGCATCGCGAGTCCGCTGCGTGGGAGGCCAGATCTTGAGGGAGAACGACGGGACCCCGCTGAATCCCACCGGAGCCGAGCTCTCCGATCCGGCTCTCGTGTCTGCGACGGAGGCGGTTTCGGCCATGGATGGCGAGGGAGAATGATCGGGATCGAGAATTCGGAATCGGAATTGGGATCGACGAGAATGCAAGGAACGCGACGCTGCGCTTTATGGGTGCGGATGAAAGCACGTGCCCTAGCACGTGCAACTTTCTTTTGTTTTAGACAACTTTACCACACAACGCACTCATTGTGAAACtgaatttttcttttctctttgttCTCATTTTTTACGTACATTTTTTTCTCTGTTTTTACCAGCTGGTATACAAATAATATCAAAGCCTCGGcatttaaaatttagataattCATTCGATAATATTTTAACAGTTTCGAATAAAATGAAATAAGCAATAGTGATCATCATTAGACtccttataattttaaaaatccaaatGATCCAAAATAATTATAATCTGAATACTCGAAATCGATCAATAAATTTTGATCCAAACTCACTAATTGACTCAGATAGAtttgattagatttattttaagTCTTGTAGATTTTTAATGTTGCAAGGAATCCAACGATCATCCATTATtaattttagcttctctaaaagtattaaaaatgtaataagaaaaaaTCAGTAAAAAATCTCGTATTGGACTTTATAtatgtgatccggcggtaagaacaggggaccaggtcaacgccacatggaagtCAAAGAGTCGGGCGGTTCATCGAAGAGGGTCGGACCAACcaggccgaccggagaaaggggTTTAACCGACCGGGCGACCGCCCGGTGTttagccgat contains:
- the LOC122011390 gene encoding WPP domain-containing protein 2-like; the encoded protein is MAETASVADTRAGSESSAPVGFSGVPSFSLKIWPPTQRTRDAVIHRLVETLTTQSVLSKRYGLLSEEEGTSSALAIEEEAFSTASSAAAASSGADDDGIDVLHVYSREISRRVIESAKARAAASSVNPQS